A genomic stretch from bacterium includes:
- a CDS encoding 2-oxoacid:acceptor oxidoreductase family protein, producing the protein MDARVRITGFGGQGVIMAGYILGQAASVHDDRHAIFTQSYGPEARGSACSAQIVISDLPILNPFIKQQDVLCAMSQEGFDKFVNSMAKDGIVLIDEDLVDLSGLPPDFESRYPIYRIPATRLAEKEIGKRIVTNIMMLGFLASVTGVVTKGAIQTAVANVAPRGTEKLNADALNFGLAFEIPAKKTESKPKPKSKPKAAEAKDQTK; encoded by the coding sequence ATGGATGCCAGAGTGCGTATCACCGGTTTCGGCGGTCAGGGCGTCATCATGGCCGGATACATCCTTGGTCAGGCCGCCTCCGTTCATGACGACCGTCATGCGATCTTCACGCAATCCTACGGTCCCGAAGCCCGCGGCAGCGCCTGCAGCGCGCAGATCGTGATCTCCGATCTTCCGATTCTCAATCCCTTCATCAAGCAGCAGGATGTCTTGTGTGCCATGTCTCAGGAGGGATTTGATAAATTCGTGAACAGCATGGCCAAGGACGGCATCGTGCTGATTGACGAAGACCTCGTGGACCTTAGTGGACTTCCGCCGGACTTCGAGAGCCGCTACCCCATCTATCGCATTCCCGCTACGAGGCTGGCGGAAAAGGAAATCGGAAAGCGCATCGTGACCAACATTATGATGCTGGGCTTTCTTGCTTCGGTTACCGGCGTGGTTACCAAAGGCGCGATTCAGACGGCGGTGGCCAATGTCGCTCCCCGGGGAACCGAAAAACTCAACGCCGACGCTCTGAATTTCGGCCTGGCTTTCGAGATTCCGGCAAAGAAGACGGAGTCGAAACCGAAACCAAAATCC